One Nonomuraea angiospora DNA segment encodes these proteins:
- the aspS gene encoding aspartate--tRNA(Asn) ligase has product MISRVMSAELAEHAGQRVTIAGWVHRRRQLKSVSFLVVRDRTGLAQVVAASDLPGEESVVEVTGTVTASPQAPGGVELVEPEIEVLSEPCAAPPFDLYRPVVPAGLPTILDHAPVALRHPLLGAPLEISAASVAGFRETLDGLGFTEIHTPKIVASATESGANVFGIDYFGRRAYLAQSPQFYKQAMVGVFERVYEVGPVFRAEPHDTVRHLAQYTSLDAELGFVMDHRDVMAVLREVVAGMLESVRRRAPSAVERAGAILPEVPAEIPAIHFTEAQELTGSAEPDLSPAQERWLCEWAAKEHGSEFLFVTGYPMSKRPFYTHPDPARPGHSNGFDLLFRGLELVTGGQRLHRYPDYVAALAARGEGTEPYEGYLQAFRYGMPPHGGFALGLERWTARLTGAANIRQTTAFPRDLHRLSP; this is encoded by the coding sequence ATGATCTCTCGTGTCATGTCGGCGGAGCTCGCTGAGCACGCCGGCCAACGAGTGACGATCGCCGGCTGGGTCCATCGCCGCCGGCAGCTGAAATCCGTGTCCTTCCTCGTCGTCAGGGACCGTACCGGCCTGGCCCAGGTGGTCGCCGCGAGCGACCTGCCCGGCGAGGAGAGCGTCGTCGAGGTCACCGGCACCGTGACCGCCAGCCCGCAGGCGCCGGGAGGCGTCGAGCTGGTGGAGCCGGAGATCGAGGTGCTGTCGGAGCCGTGCGCGGCGCCGCCGTTCGACCTGTACCGGCCGGTGGTGCCGGCCGGGCTGCCGACGATCCTCGACCACGCGCCGGTCGCGCTGCGGCATCCGCTGCTCGGCGCGCCGCTGGAGATCTCGGCCGCGAGCGTGGCGGGCTTCCGCGAGACGCTCGACGGGCTCGGGTTCACCGAGATCCACACGCCGAAGATCGTCGCCTCGGCCACCGAGTCGGGCGCGAACGTCTTCGGCATCGACTACTTCGGCAGGCGCGCCTACCTGGCCCAGTCGCCGCAGTTCTACAAGCAGGCGATGGTGGGGGTGTTCGAGCGGGTCTACGAGGTCGGCCCCGTCTTCCGCGCCGAGCCGCACGACACCGTACGCCATCTGGCCCAGTACACCAGCCTCGACGCCGAGCTGGGCTTCGTCATGGACCACCGGGACGTGATGGCGGTGCTGCGGGAGGTGGTGGCGGGCATGCTGGAGTCGGTACGGCGCCGCGCCCCGTCCGCCGTCGAACGCGCCGGGGCAATCCTGCCCGAGGTGCCCGCCGAGATCCCGGCCATCCACTTCACCGAGGCGCAGGAGCTGACCGGCTCGGCCGAGCCGGACCTGTCGCCCGCGCAGGAGCGGTGGCTGTGCGAGTGGGCGGCGAAGGAGCACGGGTCGGAGTTCCTGTTCGTCACCGGCTACCCGATGTCCAAGCGGCCCTTCTACACCCACCCGGACCCCGCGCGGCCCGGGCACTCCAACGGGTTCGACCTGCTCTTCCGGGGCTTGGAGCTGGTCACCGGCGGGCAGCGGCTGCACAGGTACCCGGACTACGTGGCCGCGCTGGCCGCCCGGGGCGAGGGCACGGAGCCGTACGAGGGGTACTTGCAGGCGTTCCGGTACGGGATGCCGCCGCACGGCGGGTTCGCGCTCGGGCTGGAAC